The DNA segment AGGCTTGACGGAAAGAGGACGAGCGTGGTTCGACGCGTCGTGGTGACAGGAGCGAGTTCGGGGATCGGTGCGGCGACGGTCCGCCTGTTCCGCGAGCACGGCTGGGACGTGGTGGCGGTCGCCCGTCGCCGGGAGCGGCTCGAGGCGCTCGCCGCGGAGACCGGGGCGGGCCTGTTCGTCGCCGATCTCACCGACGCGGCGCAGGTCGACGCGCTGCGCGACCACCTCGCGGAGACCGGCCCCGTGCACGCCCTCGTCAACAACGCCGGCGGCGCACTCGGCCTCGACTCGGTCGAGGCGTCCGACCCCGCCGACTGGACCCGGATGTTCGAGATCAACGTCCTCTCGGTCAAGCTCGTCACGAGCGCTCTGCTCCCGCTGCTCCGGGCGGGCATCGCCGACGAGGGCTCCGAGGGCTCGGCCGACATCGTCACCGTCACCTCGATCGCCGGCCACGTCGCCTACGAGGGCGGCGGCGGCTACAACG comes from the Rathayibacter festucae DSM 15932 genome and includes:
- a CDS encoding SDR family oxidoreductase; protein product: MVRRVVVTGASSGIGAATVRLFREHGWDVVAVARRRERLEALAAETGAGLFVADLTDAAQVDALRDHLAETGPVHALVNNAGGALGLDSVEASDPADWTRMFEINVLSVKLVTSALLPLLRAGIADEGSEGSADIVTVTSIAGHVAYEGGGGYNAAKFAAHALVAVLRLELAGEPIRVIEIAPGMVHTEEFSLVRFGGDRERADKVYAEVPAPLVAEDVAAAIVSSVELPPHVNLDLVTIKPVAQAAPHKVIKGALTPKA